From a region of the Castanea sativa cultivar Marrone di Chiusa Pesio chromosome 10, ASM4071231v1 genome:
- the LOC142611795 gene encoding deoxyribodipyrimidine photo-lyase, giving the protein MASVSSPTNKLSSSVQPPGRMRVLKERSGPSEDGPVVYWMFRDQRIRDNWALIHAVDEANRAGVPVAVAFNLFDQFLGAKARQLGFMLRGLKQLQLDLQESLQIPFFLFQGEAEETIPDFLRECRASLLVTDFSPLRKVQRCKEEICKRVSDLVTIHEVDTHNVVPTWVASEKLEYSARTLRGKINKMLPEYLIDFPTLQTPSRKWAATSRLIDWDDLIADVLRKGAEVPEIEWCEPGEKAAMEVLMGSKNGFLTKRLKGYSADRNNPLKPKGLSGLSPYLHFGQISAQRCALEARRVRKLFPQAVDTFLEELIVRRELADNFCFYQHHYDSLQGAWEWARKTLMDHASDEREHIYTREQLEKAKTADPLWNASQLEMVYYGKMHGFMRMYWAKKILEWTRGPEEALEISIYLNDKYEIDGRDPSGYVGCMWSICGIHDQGWRERPIFGKIRYMNYAGCKRKFDVDGYISYVKRLVGEIKKRKSESLLSQKAKELRSS; this is encoded by the exons ATGGCTTCCGTTTCTTCTCCGACGAACAAGTTATCGTCGTCCGTACAGCCACCGGGACGAATGAGGGTTTTGAAGGAGCGATCTGGACCGTCGGAGGATGGTCCCGTTGTGTACTGGATGTTCAGGGATCAACGGATCAGAGACAACTGGGCTTTGATCCACGCCGTTGATGAGGCCAACAGGGCCGGTGTACCCGTGGCCGTGGCGTTCAATCTCTTCGACCAGTTTCTTGGCGCGAAAGCTCGGCAGCTAGGGTTTATGTTGCGGGGTTTGAAGCAGTTGCAGCTCGATCTCCAAGAGAGTCTTCAAAtccctttctttttgtttcag GGAGAAGCTGAAGAGACTATACCAGACTTTTTGAGAGAATGCAGGGCTTCACTTTTAGTTACAGACTTCTCACCTTTACGCAAAGTTCAAAGATGTAAAGAGGAAATTTGCAAGAGAGTGAGTGATTTGGTGACCATACACGAGGTTGATACCCACAATGTAGTACCTACATGGGTGGCATCAGAGAAGTTGGAGTATAGCGCTAGGACCTTAAGGGGAAAGATAAACAAAATGCTTCCTGAGTACCTCATTGATTTTCCTACATTGCAAACTCCAAGTAGAAAATGGGCTGCCACAAGTCGGTTGATTGATTGGGATGACCtcattgctgatgttttgag GAAAGGAGCAGAAGTTCCTGAAATTGAGTGGTGTGAACCAGGGGAGAAGGCAGCAATGGAAGTGTTGATGGGGAGTAAAAATGGGTTCTTGACGAAAAGGTTGAAAGGTTATTCAGCAGATAGGAATAACCCATTAAAACCTAAAGGGCTTTCTGGTCTCTCTCCATACTTGCACTTTGGGCAAATATCTGCGCAGCGGTGTGCTTTGGAGGCTCGTAGGGTCAGGAAACTTTTTCCTCAG GCAGTTGATACATTCTTGGAGGAGTTGATTGTGCGTAGAGAACTTGCCGATAACTTCTGCTTCTACCAGCATCATTATGATTCACTGCAAGGAGCATGGGAATGGGCACGTAAGACCTTGATGGACCATGCTTCTGATGAGCGAGAACATATTTACAC CAGGGAGCAATTGGAAAAGGCAAAAACAGCCGATCCT CTCTGGAATGCTTCTCAGTTGGAGATGGTTTACTATGGCAAGATGCACGGTTTTATGCG GATGTATTGGGCCAAAAAGATTCTTGAGTGGACAAGAGGACCGGAAGAAGCACTTGAAATATCAATATATCTGAATGACAAG TATGAAATAGATGGCAGGGACCCAAGTGGATACGTTGGTTGCATGTGGTCAATATGCGGCATTCATGACCAG GGCTGGCGGGAGCGACCAATTTTTGGGAAAATACGTTACATGAATTACGCAGGCTGCAAAAGGAAATTTGATGTTGATGGATACATTTCTTACGTTAAAAGGCTAGTGGGTGagattaagaaaagaaaatcagaaAGCCTGCTCAGTCAGAAGGCAAAGGAACTTCGCAGTTCATAA